A single genomic interval of Flavihumibacter rivuli harbors:
- a CDS encoding RagB/SusD family nutrient uptake outer membrane protein — MKKTNIAILVAAMLGLGSCTKVLEQEPQGALDATTAFTTRTGVEAGLRGTYDILQSGNYYGLRYQALTDMSADNIIHTGTFPSFAQIFTRQILADNAETTNMWNTIYNGINRANNIIVSAETIEDPAFNKAQAIGEARFLRALMYFDLLRVFGGSPDGYGKANGQGLPLYLVPTLTPADAAPKAKATESEVWAAIKADLDAAIASLPASNSIGRASLPAANALKARVHLYLGEWDAAETAATAVLTGLGVSASATGGLAADYSSLWLSKNVKPESILELPFYPDDANSIAFFYYPGSLGGRNEITSSTSLRDAHPDGDLRKGVNYTVAAPGIPANKTRKASRISGDDNVIVIRLAELWLIRAEARARKATPDLENALKDLNIVRKRAGLADFTATTVDAFLTQLEIERRLEFAHEGHRWFDLRRWNKLGLTEAFRALWPIPLREVQTSGGIIAQNPGY; from the coding sequence ATGAAAAAAACGAATATAGCTATACTGGTTGCAGCGATGCTCGGACTGGGGTCCTGCACCAAGGTATTGGAACAAGAGCCCCAGGGAGCCCTGGATGCTACCACGGCCTTCACTACCAGGACAGGTGTGGAAGCCGGCCTGAGGGGTACTTATGATATCCTCCAGAGTGGTAACTATTATGGACTGCGCTACCAGGCATTGACCGATATGAGCGCCGACAATATCATCCATACCGGTACCTTCCCTAGTTTCGCGCAGATCTTCACCAGGCAGATCCTGGCTGATAATGCCGAAACAACGAACATGTGGAATACCATCTACAATGGTATCAACCGCGCCAACAACATCATCGTGTCTGCAGAGACCATTGAAGATCCCGCTTTCAACAAGGCCCAGGCCATTGGTGAAGCAAGGTTCCTCCGTGCGCTCATGTATTTTGACCTGTTGAGGGTGTTTGGTGGTTCACCTGATGGTTACGGAAAGGCCAACGGTCAGGGACTTCCCTTGTACCTGGTTCCCACATTGACCCCTGCGGATGCTGCACCAAAGGCTAAAGCCACTGAATCAGAAGTTTGGGCTGCCATCAAGGCCGACCTGGACGCTGCGATTGCCAGCCTTCCGGCCAGCAACTCCATTGGTAGGGCTTCATTGCCTGCCGCTAATGCGCTCAAGGCAAGGGTACACCTTTACCTTGGTGAGTGGGATGCTGCTGAAACAGCCGCTACTGCCGTTCTTACCGGATTGGGTGTAAGCGCCAGTGCAACAGGTGGCCTCGCTGCAGATTATTCTTCACTCTGGCTGAGCAAGAACGTTAAGCCTGAAAGCATCCTGGAATTGCCTTTCTATCCCGATGATGCCAACTCCATCGCCTTCTTCTACTATCCCGGTAGCCTGGGTGGAAGGAATGAGATCACTTCATCTACCAGCCTGAGGGATGCGCATCCTGATGGTGACCTGCGTAAGGGGGTGAACTACACTGTTGCAGCGCCTGGTATTCCTGCTAATAAGACAAGGAAAGCCTCCCGTATCTCCGGTGATGATAACGTGATCGTTATCCGCCTGGCAGAACTGTGGTTGATCAGGGCTGAAGCCCGTGCCCGCAAGGCTACCCCGGACCTGGAGAATGCACTGAAGGACCTGAATATCGTACGTAAGCGTGCAGGCCTGGCTGACTTTACCGCAACTACAGTAGATGCTTTCCTGACTCAACTGGAAATCGAACGTCGTCTTGAATTCGCGCATGAGGGTCACCGTTGGTTCGACCTGCGTCGCTGGAACAAGCTTGGTTTGACTGAAGCATTCCGCGCACTGTGGCCTATTCCATTGCGTGAAGTGCAAACCAGTGGCGGTATCATTGCCCAGAACCCTGGTTACTAA
- a CDS encoding sigma-54-dependent transcriptional regulator, whose protein sequence is MKSILIVDDELKLRQLYSRVIGMEGYQVLEAGNCKEAMKVLGGHGEIRVILTDVKLPDGNGIDLVPVIREKFPNAVVIVMTAYATIADGVEAMRRGAFDYLVKGDDNDKLIPVLARAFAFAELSSKVEQLEKKIGEPYHFDQIIGDSPAIKEAKQLARKVAPTEATVLLQGETGVGKELFAQAIHYASSRSKGNFVAINCSAFPADLLESELFGYAKGAFTGADKDKKGLFQEAHGGTLFLDEIGEMPMSLQAKLLRVLETMEFNRLGDSKPTKVDIRIIAATNRSLNRPEDTLNFRPDLYFRISAFTIQIPSLRDRLSDIEMLANQFLTRYNKANRKKIRSISKDALDCLRSYSWRGNVRELKNIIERAVILCEEDSLTINDLPADLKEAAADARESYSLANMEKLHIRKVLSLVKGNKTRAAELLGIGIATLYRKIEEYGL, encoded by the coding sequence ATGAAAAGCATCCTGATCGTAGATGATGAGTTGAAGCTTCGGCAGTTGTATTCCCGGGTCATTGGCATGGAAGGCTACCAGGTATTGGAAGCAGGTAACTGTAAGGAAGCAATGAAGGTGTTGGGGGGTCATGGAGAGATCAGGGTTATCCTGACCGATGTAAAGTTACCAGATGGAAATGGCATTGACCTGGTTCCGGTCATCAGGGAAAAATTCCCGAATGCAGTTGTAATAGTAATGACTGCCTATGCCACTATTGCCGATGGTGTGGAAGCCATGCGTCGCGGAGCATTCGATTACCTGGTGAAAGGGGATGATAACGATAAACTGATACCTGTGCTGGCCAGGGCATTTGCTTTTGCCGAGTTGAGCAGTAAGGTGGAGCAATTGGAAAAGAAGATCGGGGAGCCTTACCATTTTGACCAGATCATTGGCGATTCACCCGCGATCAAGGAAGCTAAACAGCTAGCCCGGAAAGTCGCGCCAACCGAGGCTACCGTATTGCTGCAGGGTGAAACAGGAGTTGGGAAAGAATTGTTTGCCCAGGCCATTCATTATGCCAGCAGCCGGTCAAAGGGAAATTTTGTGGCCATTAATTGCAGCGCCTTCCCCGCCGACCTTCTGGAAAGTGAATTGTTCGGGTATGCAAAGGGTGCATTTACTGGTGCGGACAAGGATAAAAAGGGGCTTTTCCAGGAAGCCCATGGTGGAACCCTGTTCCTGGATGAGATTGGGGAAATGCCGATGTCCCTGCAAGCCAAATTGCTAAGGGTTTTGGAAACCATGGAGTTCAACCGGCTGGGGGATAGCAAGCCGACCAAGGTGGATATAAGGATCATTGCCGCTACCAACAGGAGTTTGAACAGGCCGGAGGATACCCTCAATTTCAGACCAGACCTGTATTTCAGGATATCAGCATTTACGATCCAAATCCCTTCCCTTAGGGATCGGCTTTCCGATATTGAAATGCTGGCCAACCAATTCTTAACCAGGTACAATAAGGCCAATAGGAAGAAGATCCGTTCCATCAGCAAGGATGCACTGGATTGCCTCCGGTCCTATAGCTGGCGGGGGAATGTCAGGGAGCTAAAGAATATAATTGAACGCGCTGTTATCCTATGCGAAGAGGATTCATTAACTATTAACGACCTTCCAGCTGACCTGAAAGAAGCTGCTGCTGATGCAAGAGAATCGTATAGTCTGGCGAATATGGAAAAACTGCATATCCGTAAGGTGCTCTCGCTTGTAAAAGGAAACAAAACAAGGGCTGCGGAATTATTGGGTATCGGCATTGCTACCTTGTACCGTAAGATCGAAGAATACGGACTGTAG
- a CDS encoding RagB/SusD family nutrient uptake outer membrane protein has product MKRILIAFAAAGTMLFTACDKRLDLEPYNALSSETIFNTESDFENVIRGMYRNMVASGSYYGGIWNIFADVSADNAILNRQGRLTQRVYSEWRYNSNNTIGLYANAYGIIRISNSILENIDKLSAGNFRNNAQGEALAVRAMLHFDLARTFAKTPTNASATDLGVPYVVSTDLLQLPARETVAKTYELIAKDLEDASGLINLSNGTGRLSRAAVLGLLSKVYLYMGRYEDAIAKATESLNIRGNVGTIAQFPSIWRDATEEGVLFKLKIINKDNVLIGVNYSQTLSAGIRSEYNADYEFYNSYKNTDVRKAAYFTTSAYNGVTYNHIVKWYGRTGDPLGVLDYKALRVADVLLVRAESYARTGKEAEALADLNKLRENRYTDYAPLNLAGDALLTEILKERRWEMAYEGDRFFDLKRRNQPVARNTSFGDRADGSGDTYVFGTLPVGDNKFQLPFPQSEINANTNLIQNPGY; this is encoded by the coding sequence ATGAAAAGAATATTAATAGCATTTGCGGCAGCAGGAACCATGCTGTTCACCGCATGTGATAAAAGACTGGACCTCGAACCCTATAATGCGCTTTCTTCAGAAACTATTTTCAATACGGAATCGGATTTTGAGAATGTGATCAGGGGTATGTACAGGAATATGGTTGCCAGTGGAAGCTACTATGGTGGTATCTGGAACATTTTTGCAGATGTGTCAGCCGATAATGCCATCCTGAATCGCCAGGGTCGTTTGACCCAGCGCGTATACAGCGAATGGCGTTATAATTCCAATAATACCATCGGCCTTTATGCCAATGCTTATGGCATCATCAGGATCAGTAACTCCATCCTGGAGAATATTGACAAACTATCAGCCGGTAATTTCCGTAACAATGCACAAGGTGAGGCACTGGCGGTACGTGCCATGCTGCATTTTGACCTGGCACGCACTTTTGCCAAAACCCCTACCAATGCCAGTGCTACAGATCTTGGAGTACCATATGTGGTCTCCACTGACCTGTTGCAGTTGCCTGCAAGGGAAACCGTTGCCAAGACCTATGAACTGATCGCTAAGGACCTGGAAGACGCTTCCGGCCTGATCAATCTCAGCAATGGTACAGGCAGGTTGAGCCGTGCAGCGGTATTGGGTTTACTGTCAAAAGTTTACCTGTACATGGGACGTTATGAAGATGCCATCGCTAAGGCAACTGAAAGCCTTAACATCAGGGGTAATGTAGGAACCATTGCACAGTTCCCATCCATCTGGAGGGATGCTACTGAAGAAGGTGTCCTGTTCAAGTTGAAGATCATCAATAAGGATAACGTCTTGATAGGGGTGAACTACAGCCAGACCTTGTCTGCAGGTATCCGTTCCGAATACAATGCCGATTACGAGTTTTACAACAGTTATAAGAACACCGATGTAAGGAAGGCTGCCTACTTCACTACCTCTGCTTATAATGGTGTAACCTATAACCATATTGTGAAGTGGTATGGCCGTACAGGAGATCCCTTGGGTGTACTGGATTACAAGGCCCTGAGGGTGGCTGATGTGTTGCTGGTGCGTGCTGAGTCCTATGCCCGTACCGGTAAGGAGGCAGAAGCATTGGCAGACCTGAACAAACTGAGGGAGAACAGGTATACTGATTACGCTCCCCTTAATTTGGCAGGCGATGCCCTGTTGACGGAGATCCTTAAGGAAAGGAGATGGGAAATGGCCTATGAAGGTGACCGCTTCTTTGACCTGAAGCGCCGGAACCAACCTGTGGCCAGGAACACCAGTTTTGGTGACCGTGCAGACGGTTCCGGAGATACTTATGTATTCGGGACCCTGCCTGTCGGCGATAATAAGTTCCAATTGCCTTTCCCCCAATCAGAGATCAATGCCAATACTAACCTGATCCAGAACCCGGGTTATTAA
- a CDS encoding SusC/RagA family TonB-linked outer membrane protein gives MRKLLCMLVLMVAFVGQLAAQTRTLTGRVTDAAGLPLANASVIVKGTNIGTTTNSDGAFSFSVPANAKTLVISAVGYGDKEASIGSNTSFNVQMTTQDRNLAEVVVVGYGTQKKKELTTSVAQVKGSDLQNLPVQGPDQALRGRAAGVIVTQSSGTPGSSININIRGTGSINASSQPLYVIDGIPINIGNYSQIGVGGQTLNSLADINPNEIESYEVLKDAAATAIYGSRAANGVVLITTKRGGNRKTRVNFNTYYGTSQPWKRLDVATGPEYVALMQESVVNRFGAGVKPSAVGLVGLDNDPSTYPSTNWQDEIFQTGTVQSYDLNLQGGNENTKFFVSGSYFDQKGIVINSDFKRYNFRINLDNNLSKKVKIGTSIGLSRSVSNRIQNDNNIYGVVSTAILLASHIPAFNPNGTYGRDPNASIENPIANAREPFYDVRNNRILANAFMEWNITSGLTFKTVFGADYLNFREWQYIPSTHIQGAGVRGDGREGYTEDLNLTNENILTWRPNIGDNHDLTLTGVASFQESNFESVFAQAQNFPGDGIRRLTAGSQRISATSNGSSYGIAGYLARAIYGFKGRYLLTASVRRDGVSRFGADKRWGTFPAFSAAWRVSEENFLKNSNLISDLKLRGSWGLAGNSSIGDFASLPLVGAGANFAQAAGLAPSQLGNPNLGWENSEQTNFGIDLGLWNNRVNLTADYYIRKTNDLLLARPLVGASGFTTINENIGELENKGLELALNATPIANKDFRWNTTFNITFPQNRVVRLAGTPFASGFASWVQEGEDLGAFRGFVVKGIFQTQQEIASAPVQTALTRPGDIQFEDLDGDGRITTNDQRIIGSAVPDFFGGFINDISYKGFSLNFFLQFVSGNEIYNNTRAFGEGMNSVFGSLGSVRNRWTPDKGTSATLPRAVITDPNNNRRTSNRWLEDGSFMRLKNIVLSYSLPRSVIERIKLNTARIFVQAENLYTWTNYSGFDPEVSTFSITNTAPGTDFLTYPQARTITFGLNLSF, from the coding sequence ATGAGAAAACTTCTATGCATGCTCGTGCTAATGGTTGCTTTTGTGGGGCAACTGGCGGCACAAACCCGGACCTTAACGGGGCGTGTGACAGATGCGGCAGGCCTGCCTTTGGCCAATGCCTCAGTGATCGTAAAGGGCACCAATATTGGAACCACAACCAATTCGGATGGTGCGTTTTCATTTAGTGTTCCCGCTAATGCCAAGACCCTCGTTATCTCTGCAGTTGGTTATGGCGACAAGGAAGCTTCAATTGGTTCCAACACTTCCTTCAATGTTCAAATGACTACCCAGGACAGGAACCTGGCTGAAGTAGTAGTGGTTGGTTATGGTACCCAGAAGAAAAAGGAGCTGACCACTTCAGTAGCCCAGGTAAAGGGATCTGACCTGCAGAACCTTCCGGTGCAGGGTCCTGACCAGGCACTGAGGGGTAGGGCTGCGGGTGTGATCGTAACCCAGAGCTCCGGTACTCCCGGTTCTTCCATCAACATCAATATCCGTGGTACTGGTTCTATCAATGCCAGCTCACAGCCATTGTATGTAATTGATGGTATTCCCATTAACATCGGTAACTATTCCCAGATCGGCGTGGGTGGTCAGACACTCAACTCACTGGCCGATATCAACCCCAATGAAATTGAATCTTACGAAGTACTGAAGGACGCTGCGGCTACGGCCATCTATGGTTCCCGTGCTGCCAACGGTGTGGTACTGATCACCACCAAGCGCGGTGGTAACCGTAAGACAAGGGTGAACTTCAACACTTATTATGGTACTTCCCAACCATGGAAGCGCCTGGATGTGGCTACCGGCCCTGAGTATGTAGCCCTGATGCAGGAGTCTGTTGTAAACCGCTTTGGCGCTGGTGTTAAGCCTTCTGCGGTAGGCCTGGTAGGTTTGGATAATGATCCCAGCACCTATCCCAGCACCAACTGGCAGGATGAGATCTTCCAGACCGGAACCGTTCAGTCTTATGACCTTAACCTCCAGGGTGGAAACGAGAATACCAAGTTCTTTGTTTCCGGTTCTTATTTCGACCAGAAAGGTATTGTGATCAATTCCGACTTCAAGCGTTACAACTTCCGTATCAACCTGGATAACAACTTGTCCAAGAAGGTTAAGATCGGAACCAGTATTGGTTTGAGCCGTTCCGTGAGCAACCGTATCCAGAACGATAACAACATCTACGGTGTTGTGAGTACAGCCATCCTGCTGGCTTCCCATATTCCTGCATTCAACCCCAATGGTACGTATGGACGTGACCCTAACGCCTCCATCGAGAACCCCATTGCGAACGCCCGTGAGCCATTCTATGATGTACGCAATAACCGTATCCTGGCCAATGCCTTCATGGAGTGGAACATTACTTCCGGCCTTACTTTCAAGACCGTGTTTGGTGCTGACTACCTGAACTTCCGCGAATGGCAGTATATTCCTTCTACCCATATCCAGGGTGCTGGTGTAAGGGGTGACGGTCGTGAAGGTTACACTGAAGACCTGAACCTTACCAACGAGAACATCCTTACCTGGCGTCCGAATATCGGTGATAACCATGACCTGACCCTGACTGGTGTGGCTTCTTTCCAGGAATCAAATTTTGAAAGTGTATTTGCCCAGGCACAAAACTTCCCTGGTGATGGTATCAGGAGGCTGACTGCCGGTTCCCAAAGGATCTCAGCAACCTCCAATGGTTCTTCCTATGGTATTGCCGGTTACCTCGCCCGCGCCATTTATGGTTTCAAAGGCAGGTACCTGCTTACCGCCAGTGTGCGTCGTGATGGTGTTTCCCGCTTCGGTGCCGATAAGCGTTGGGGTACCTTCCCGGCCTTCTCTGCTGCCTGGAGGGTGAGTGAAGAGAATTTCCTGAAGAACAGCAACCTGATCAGCGACCTGAAGCTGAGGGGTAGCTGGGGTCTTGCTGGTAACTCCTCTATCGGTGACTTCGCTTCCTTGCCACTGGTGGGTGCCGGTGCCAACTTCGCACAGGCTGCCGGTCTGGCTCCTTCCCAGTTGGGTAACCCTAACCTGGGTTGGGAAAACTCCGAGCAGACCAACTTCGGTATCGATCTTGGTTTGTGGAACAACAGGGTGAACCTGACTGCTGATTACTATATCCGCAAGACCAATGACCTGCTGCTGGCCCGTCCGCTGGTAGGTGCTTCCGGTTTCACTACCATCAATGAGAACATTGGTGAGTTGGAGAACAAGGGTCTGGAACTGGCCCTGAATGCCACTCCCATCGCCAACAAGGACTTCCGTTGGAATACCACCTTCAACATCACTTTCCCCCAGAACAGGGTAGTTAGGTTGGCCGGTACTCCGTTCGCTTCCGGCTTCGCCAGCTGGGTACAGGAGGGAGAAGACCTGGGTGCTTTCCGTGGATTCGTAGTGAAGGGTATCTTCCAGACACAGCAGGAGATCGCCAGCGCCCCTGTGCAAACAGCGCTTACCCGTCCTGGTGATATCCAGTTCGAAGACCTGGATGGTGATGGCCGTATCACTACCAACGACCAGCGTATCATTGGTAGCGCCGTTCCTGATTTCTTCGGTGGTTTCATCAACGACATCAGCTACAAGGGTTTCAGCCTGAACTTCTTCCTGCAGTTTGTGTCAGGAAACGAGATCTATAACAACACCCGTGCTTTCGGTGAAGGTATGAACAGCGTGTTTGGTTCACTGGGATCAGTAAGGAACCGTTGGACTCCTGATAAGGGAACCAGCGCCACCCTGCCCCGTGCAGTGATCACTGACCCCAATAACAACAGGCGTACCTCTAACCGTTGGCTGGAAGATGGTTCCTTCATGAGGTTGAAGAACATCGTATTGTCCTATTCACTGCCCAGGAGCGTAATCGAAAGGATCAAGCTGAATACAGCACGCATCTTTGTTCAGGCAGAGAACCTGTACACCTGGACCAATTATTCCGGTTTCGATCCTGAAGTTTCTACCTTCAGTATCACCAACACCGCCCCTGGTACAGACTTCCTGACCTATCCCCAGGCTAGGACCATCACCTTTGGTTTAAACCTCAGTTTCTAA
- a CDS encoding penicillin acylase family protein, translated as MARTSSSVTLKSIFTAVLFTLGIQSFCQTLDPRTIDIVRDKWGVPHIYAPTDAGTAYGLAWAHAEDDFETIQLGFLAGKQMLGLARGKEGAKVDYVMQLLRARDLVEAKYDTDLSTAFKALLQGYADGINAYAAKHPKEVLVKKLFPLGPKDMLAYSVLQLCVSNGADEAIQRIMSGKAARPLNTLKPGGSNAYAFNSRITADGQVYLNINSHQPLEGPVSWYEAHLNSNEGWNMLGALFPGAPVVLHGCNEYLGWAHTVNNPDKLDIYQLETDPAQPGQYKVDGEWLPLETRKARLKVKIAGLPLTIKRKIYWSIYGPAIITKEGTFAFRTSALFDIRALEQWYRMNKASNFTSFMEALAMQAIPGYNIVYGDRYDTIYYLSNAVLPVRDPAFNWKTTVPGNTRKTLWTNYQPLNALPQLLNPTSGYLYNSNHSPFICSAPADNLNARLFDTTMGYEVHNNNRSIRFQQLIQPVSKLDYEQFKNIKYDQQLPQALAYPTKSEALFALEASNYPELAEIINTLQQWDRKAVAESKGAAIFSIAYYYVTEQLNAGRTEFRNMDKETALEVMRAVKAYLDKYFNGRIVSLGEYQHLVRGDKAIPLPGLPDVIASMESTNWKDGKVKGRQGESYIELVRFTSEGPIIESINCYGASNKKNSPHYADQMELFVQQKTKPMTLKREEVYQQAARIYHPE; from the coding sequence ATGGCAAGAACGAGCTCTTCTGTAACCCTGAAATCCATTTTCACTGCTGTACTGTTCACATTGGGCATACAGTCATTCTGCCAAACCTTAGATCCTCGCACCATTGACATCGTCCGCGATAAATGGGGCGTCCCCCATATCTATGCACCAACCGATGCCGGAACAGCTTATGGACTGGCATGGGCACATGCGGAAGATGATTTTGAAACCATCCAGCTGGGCTTTCTCGCCGGTAAGCAAATGCTTGGACTGGCCAGGGGCAAGGAAGGCGCGAAAGTGGATTATGTGATGCAACTGCTGAGGGCAAGGGACCTGGTAGAAGCTAAATACGATACCGACCTCTCCACTGCTTTCAAGGCCCTGCTGCAAGGTTATGCGGATGGGATAAATGCCTATGCGGCCAAACATCCCAAAGAGGTATTAGTGAAAAAACTCTTTCCCCTTGGTCCCAAGGACATGCTGGCTTATTCCGTATTGCAGCTATGCGTTTCCAATGGCGCCGATGAAGCCATCCAACGCATCATGAGCGGTAAGGCAGCCAGGCCACTGAATACCCTGAAACCGGGCGGCTCCAATGCCTATGCATTCAATTCAAGGATCACCGCCGATGGGCAGGTGTACCTCAACATCAATTCACACCAACCACTTGAGGGACCGGTCAGCTGGTACGAAGCCCACCTCAATAGCAACGAAGGCTGGAACATGCTCGGCGCCTTGTTTCCCGGCGCCCCGGTAGTATTGCATGGTTGCAATGAATACCTGGGCTGGGCCCATACGGTCAACAATCCGGACAAGCTCGATATCTACCAGCTGGAAACAGATCCTGCCCAACCTGGACAATACAAGGTGGACGGGGAATGGCTGCCACTGGAAACAAGGAAGGCCAGGCTGAAGGTGAAGATCGCTGGACTACCGTTGACCATTAAACGAAAAATATACTGGAGCATCTATGGTCCTGCCATCATCACAAAAGAGGGAACATTTGCTTTCAGAACTTCCGCATTGTTTGATATCCGCGCCCTGGAACAATGGTACAGGATGAATAAGGCAAGCAACTTTACATCCTTCATGGAAGCACTGGCGATGCAGGCCATTCCGGGCTACAATATTGTTTATGGCGATAGGTACGATACTATCTACTACCTCAGCAACGCGGTACTACCTGTCCGTGATCCTGCCTTTAACTGGAAAACAACAGTTCCCGGCAATACGCGCAAAACACTCTGGACAAATTACCAACCCTTGAATGCCCTGCCCCAGTTATTGAATCCGACATCAGGATACCTGTACAACAGCAACCACTCCCCTTTTATTTGTTCGGCTCCTGCGGATAACCTCAATGCGCGGTTGTTTGATACCACCATGGGCTACGAAGTGCACAATAACAACAGGAGCATCCGGTTCCAGCAATTGATCCAGCCGGTCAGCAAACTGGATTATGAGCAATTCAAAAACATCAAATACGACCAGCAATTACCCCAAGCCCTGGCTTATCCAACAAAGTCCGAAGCCCTCTTTGCATTGGAAGCTTCCAACTACCCTGAACTTGCGGAAATCATCAACACCTTGCAACAGTGGGACAGGAAAGCTGTTGCAGAAAGCAAGGGTGCGGCCATCTTCTCCATTGCTTACTACTATGTTACGGAGCAGTTAAATGCAGGCAGGACAGAGTTCAGGAATATGGACAAGGAAACAGCCCTTGAAGTAATGAGGGCCGTAAAGGCCTATCTCGATAAATACTTCAATGGCAGGATCGTCAGTCTGGGCGAATACCAGCATTTGGTGAGGGGAGATAAGGCCATTCCATTGCCAGGCCTGCCAGATGTCATTGCTTCCATGGAATCCACCAACTGGAAAGATGGGAAGGTAAAGGGAAGGCAAGGCGAATCCTATATAGAACTGGTGCGGTTTACCAGCGAAGGTCCCATCATTGAGTCCATCAATTGCTATGGCGCCTCCAACAAGAAAAACAGTCCGCACTATGCAGACCAGATGGAACTTTTCGTCCAGCAGAAGACCAAACCCATGACCCTGAAAAGGGAAGAAGTGTACCAACAGGCTGCCCGCATCTACCATCCCGAATGA